One part of the Gossypium raimondii isolate GPD5lz chromosome 1, ASM2569854v1, whole genome shotgun sequence genome encodes these proteins:
- the LOC105775803 gene encoding uncharacterized protein LOC105775803 isoform X2 yields the protein MELLPLNYGNKTLPLKSTPSPKITCFRTIRACSPRQDLKGRTVAVIGLGISGKAAARLALARGASVVGIDQDESLSSLEHDPSFMALNSTGFKTVLGNFDWNLLKDADVVVVSPGVPLEKYGLSYLLQSGKQVMSELDFAAEALPKSVKILAVTGTNGKSTTVTFAGQMLNHFGIDTFVGGNLGTSLSEAAIQHVTLPAQECKLKVAVVEVSSYQMAIPCVYFRPSVSVVLNLTPDHFERHKTMLDYAEHKCRLFSHMTNAKLGLLSFGNQHLDEAVKKYWNKFNPAWIGAFPGLEIDTEAKIATFKVPDIGIESQLQLGSMRAMGKHNYFNAAVAALSVAGLDVGVHIEDINSTIEKLRPPPHRMQVVHKDIHGVTWVDDSKATNVEATYAGLMGLKGQKSVILLGGLAKVLVGQASNGFEELIEPLTGHRCVITFGASGTMIHQELSDNGLDIPCIQATNLKDAVEQARKMAKHGDAIVLSPACASFDEFRNFEHRGMVFRELALSS from the exons ATGGAGCTCCTACCTCTCAACTATGGAAACAAAACCCTGCCTCTCAAATCCACTCCCTCTCCCAAAATCACTTGTTTCAGAACCATTCGAGCTTGCTCTCCCAGACAGGACCTCAAAGGCCGAACTGTTGCA GTAATTGGCTTGGGAATATCTGGAAAAGCTGCTGCAAGGCTTGCTCTTGCGCGAGGTGCTTCGGTTGTAGGTATTGATCAGGATGAGAGTTTGAGTTCGCTAGAG CATGATCCTTCTTTTATGGCATTGAACTCTACTGGGTTCAAAACGGTCCTTGGAAACTTTGATTGGAATCTGCTTAAGGATGCAGATGTGGTAGTTGTTTCTCCTGGAGTTCCCCTAGAAAAATACGGCCTTTCATATTTGTTACAGTCG GGAAAACAGGTCATGTCCGAGTTGGATTTTGCAGCAGAAGCCCTCCCAAAAAGTGTCAAAATTTTGGCAGTGACAGGGACCAATGGGAAATCCACTACTGTTACTTTTGCTGGACAG ATGCTTAATCATTTTGGTATTGATACATTTGTGGGGGGGAACCTTGGAACTTCACTCTCTGAGGCTGCAATTCAGCATGTGACATTGCCCGCACAAGAATGTAAGCTTAAG GTTGCAGTAGTGGAAGTCAGCAGCTACCAAATGGCAATTCCCTGTGTGTACTTCCGTCCTTCG GTTTCTGTGGTACTAAATCTTACCCCTGATCATTTCGAAAGGCACAAGACAATGCTTGATTATGCAGAGCACAAGTGTCGTCTATTTTCTCACATGACCAACGCCAAGCTGGGACTTCTTTCATTTG GGAACCAGCACTTGGATGAAGCAGTTAAGAAATATTGGAATAAATTTAATCCTGCTTGGATAGGAGCTTTCCCTGGTTTGGAA ATTGATACGGAGGCAAAAATTGCCACCTTCAAAGTTCCTGACATAGGAATTGAGTCACAATTGCAACTTGGTAGCATGAGAGCCATGGGGAAGCACAACTATTTTAATGCTGCAGTGGCTGCATTGTCTGTGGCTGGACTGGATGTTGGCGTACATATTGAAGACATCAATTCAACAATTGAGAAACTGAGGCCACCGCCTCATCGAATGCAAGTTG TACACAAGGATATTCATGGGGTTACATGGGTGGATGACAGCAAGGCAACAAATGTTGAAGCTACGTATGCAGGGCTTATGGGTCTGAAGGGACAAAAATCAGTGATTCTACTTGGAGGCCTTGCTAAG gtcTTAGTCGGACAAGCGTCAAATGGTTTTGAAGAATTGATCGAGCCACTAACGGGCCATAGATGTGTAATAACT TTCGGGGCTTCAGGAACCATGATTCATCAGGAATTGTCCGATAACGGTCTTGACATTCCTTGTATTCAAGCCACAAACCTGAAGGATGCAGTCGAGCAAGCTAGGAAGATGGCAAAACATG GTGATGCCATTGTGCTAAGTCCAGCTTGTGCTAGCTTTGATGAATTCAGGAACTTCGAGCATCGAGGGATGGTTTTCCGGGAATTGGCCTTATCTTCATAA
- the LOC105775803 gene encoding uncharacterized protein LOC105775803 isoform X1 has protein sequence MELLPLNYGNKTLPLKSTPSPKITCFRTIRACSPRQDLKGRTVAVIGLGISGKAAARLALARGASVVGIDQDESLSSLEHDPSFMALNSTGFKTVLGNFDWNLLKDADVVVVSPGVPLEKYGLSYLLQSQGKQVMSELDFAAEALPKSVKILAVTGTNGKSTTVTFAGQMLNHFGIDTFVGGNLGTSLSEAAIQHVTLPAQECKLKVAVVEVSSYQMAIPCVYFRPSVSVVLNLTPDHFERHKTMLDYAEHKCRLFSHMTNAKLGLLSFGNQHLDEAVKKYWNKFNPAWIGAFPGLEIDTEAKIATFKVPDIGIESQLQLGSMRAMGKHNYFNAAVAALSVAGLDVGVHIEDINSTIEKLRPPPHRMQVVHKDIHGVTWVDDSKATNVEATYAGLMGLKGQKSVILLGGLAKVLVGQASNGFEELIEPLTGHRCVITFGASGTMIHQELSDNGLDIPCIQATNLKDAVEQARKMAKHGDAIVLSPACASFDEFRNFEHRGMVFRELALSS, from the exons ATGGAGCTCCTACCTCTCAACTATGGAAACAAAACCCTGCCTCTCAAATCCACTCCCTCTCCCAAAATCACTTGTTTCAGAACCATTCGAGCTTGCTCTCCCAGACAGGACCTCAAAGGCCGAACTGTTGCA GTAATTGGCTTGGGAATATCTGGAAAAGCTGCTGCAAGGCTTGCTCTTGCGCGAGGTGCTTCGGTTGTAGGTATTGATCAGGATGAGAGTTTGAGTTCGCTAGAG CATGATCCTTCTTTTATGGCATTGAACTCTACTGGGTTCAAAACGGTCCTTGGAAACTTTGATTGGAATCTGCTTAAGGATGCAGATGTGGTAGTTGTTTCTCCTGGAGTTCCCCTAGAAAAATACGGCCTTTCATATTTGTTACAGTCG CAGGGAAAACAGGTCATGTCCGAGTTGGATTTTGCAGCAGAAGCCCTCCCAAAAAGTGTCAAAATTTTGGCAGTGACAGGGACCAATGGGAAATCCACTACTGTTACTTTTGCTGGACAG ATGCTTAATCATTTTGGTATTGATACATTTGTGGGGGGGAACCTTGGAACTTCACTCTCTGAGGCTGCAATTCAGCATGTGACATTGCCCGCACAAGAATGTAAGCTTAAG GTTGCAGTAGTGGAAGTCAGCAGCTACCAAATGGCAATTCCCTGTGTGTACTTCCGTCCTTCG GTTTCTGTGGTACTAAATCTTACCCCTGATCATTTCGAAAGGCACAAGACAATGCTTGATTATGCAGAGCACAAGTGTCGTCTATTTTCTCACATGACCAACGCCAAGCTGGGACTTCTTTCATTTG GGAACCAGCACTTGGATGAAGCAGTTAAGAAATATTGGAATAAATTTAATCCTGCTTGGATAGGAGCTTTCCCTGGTTTGGAA ATTGATACGGAGGCAAAAATTGCCACCTTCAAAGTTCCTGACATAGGAATTGAGTCACAATTGCAACTTGGTAGCATGAGAGCCATGGGGAAGCACAACTATTTTAATGCTGCAGTGGCTGCATTGTCTGTGGCTGGACTGGATGTTGGCGTACATATTGAAGACATCAATTCAACAATTGAGAAACTGAGGCCACCGCCTCATCGAATGCAAGTTG TACACAAGGATATTCATGGGGTTACATGGGTGGATGACAGCAAGGCAACAAATGTTGAAGCTACGTATGCAGGGCTTATGGGTCTGAAGGGACAAAAATCAGTGATTCTACTTGGAGGCCTTGCTAAG gtcTTAGTCGGACAAGCGTCAAATGGTTTTGAAGAATTGATCGAGCCACTAACGGGCCATAGATGTGTAATAACT TTCGGGGCTTCAGGAACCATGATTCATCAGGAATTGTCCGATAACGGTCTTGACATTCCTTGTATTCAAGCCACAAACCTGAAGGATGCAGTCGAGCAAGCTAGGAAGATGGCAAAACATG GTGATGCCATTGTGCTAAGTCCAGCTTGTGCTAGCTTTGATGAATTCAGGAACTTCGAGCATCGAGGGATGGTTTTCCGGGAATTGGCCTTATCTTCATAA
- the LOC105787154 gene encoding scopoletin 8-hydroxylase encodes MAPSLDDESSLFNFVVRDGNGVKGIVDSGISKVPRPYIQPPAEQINKKNASKCEIPPIDLSKLDGPEHDEVANQIVRAAETLGFFQVVNHGVPIQLLDALKQTAHNFFGLPAERKAVYRKEVSPSPLVKYGTSFVPEKEKALEWKDYISMAYTNENEALQQWPMECRDVALQYLKTSHEMVKKLLDALMANLGVELDDSNIDAFIGKKMVNMNFYPTCPNPEFTVGVGRHSDMGTLTILLQDGIGGLYVKVPEDIDMEKKGEWVEIPPIPGALVINIGDMLQIWSNGRYKSAEHRVRTTSTKSRVSIPIFTSPQATQKVAPLPQVVEKDGMAHYREFLFSDYMNSFFGNAHDGKKSLDFAKVNFS; translated from the exons ATGGCTCCAAGTTTGGATGATGAGAGCTCTCTTTTTAACTTTGTCGTCCGAGATGGAAATGGCGTCAAAGGAATAGTGGACTCTGGCATATCAAAGGTGCCTCGGCCTTACATTCAACCACCTGCCGAgcaaattaataagaaaaatgcAAGTAAATGTGAGATACCACCGATCGATTTGTCGAAGCTCGATGGCCCCGAGCATGACGAAGTGGCCAACCAAATTGTTAGAGCTGCTGAGACTCTTGGATTCTTCCAAGTTGTAAACCATGGAGTTCCCATACAACTACTCGACGCCCTTAAGCAGACCGCACATAACTTCTTTGGATTGCCTGCAGAAAGAAAGGCTGTTTATCGCAAAGAGGTGAGTCCATCCCCATTAGTGAAATATGGGACTAGTTTTGTGCCCGAGAAAGAGAAAGCATTGGAATGGAAAGACTATATTAGCATGGCTTACACTAATGAGAATGAAGCTCTTCAACAGTGGCCTATGGAGTGCAg GGATGTTGCTCTTCAATATTTGAAGACGTCGCATGAGATGGTGAAGAAATTGCTTGATGCTTTGATGGCAAATCTAGGAGTGGAACTAGATGACTCAAATATCGATGCATTCATCGGAAAGAAGATGGTTAACATGAATTTTTATCCAACATGTCCTAATCCTGAATTTACAGTCGGAGTAGGACGTCATTCCGATATGGGTACTCTTACAATCTTATTACAAGATGGAATTGGCGGTTTGTATGTAAAAGTTCCTGAAGATATAGATATGGAAAAGAAAGGAGAGTGGGTAGAGATTCCTCCTATTCCTGGTGCCTTAGTCATCAACATCGGCGATATGTTACAG aTATGGAGTAATGGAAGATATAAAAGTGCAGAGCATAGAGTACGAACCACAAGTACAAAATCTCGAGTGTCTATACCAATATTTACAAGTCCTCAAGCAACACAAAAGGTTGCACCATTACCTCAAGTGGTAGAGAAAGATGGGATGGCTCATTAtagagaatttttattttcagattACATGAATAGCTTTTTTGGGAACGCACATGATGGCAAAAAATCTCTTGACTTTGCAAAAGTTAACTTTTCTTGA
- the LOC105775819 gene encoding scopoletin 8-hydroxylase: MAPGLDDGSSLFNFVVRDGNGVKGMVDLGLSTVPKPYVQPPKERIDKRMATRHEGAPIDLSRLDGPDHDEVVKEIVMAAETLGFFQLVNHGVPVDLLESLKDAAHDFFGQPSEKKAVYRKEVSPSPLVKYGTSFVPEKEKALEWKDYISMIYTNDAEALQQWPKECREVALEYLKTSMTMVRRLLEILMGNLGVELDDTKIDGLIGMKMVNMNFYPTCPDPDLTVGVGRHSDMGTLTILLQDGIGGLYVKVAEEIANIGKKGEWVEIPPVPGALVINIGDALQILSNGKYKSAEHRVRTTNTKSRVSVPIFTSPRPSEKIAPLPQVVEKDGMACYREVIFGDYMRNFFGNVHDGKKSLEFAQINYP, translated from the exons atggCCCCAGGTTTAGACGATGGTAGCTCTCTTTTTAACTTCGTCGTTCGAGATGGAAATGGGGTCAAAGGAATGGTTGATTTAGGGTTATCGACGGTGCCGAAACCGTATGTTCAACCTCCAAAAGAGAGAATTGACAAGCGAATGGCAACTAGACATGAGGGAGCACCGATTGATCTCTCGAGGCTCGATGGACCCGACCATGATGAAGTGGTCAAGGAAATTGtcatggctgctgaaactctcGGATTCTTCCAACTTGTGAACCATGGTGTGCCGGTTGATTTGCTTGAGTCGCTTAAGGATGCAGCGCATGACTTCTTTGGTCAACCATCGGAAAAGAAAGCAGTTTATCGGAAGGAAGTGAGTCCAAGCCCGTTGGTGAAGTATGGGACTAGCTTTGTCCCGGAGAAAGAGAAAGCATTGGAATGGAAGGATTATATTAGCATGATTTATACCAATGATGCTGAAGCTCTTCAACAATGGCCTAAAGAGTGCAG GGAAGTGGCACTTGAATACTTGAAGACATCAATGACCATGGTGAGGAGATTGCTAGAAATTTTGATGGGAAATCTTGGGGTTGAACTAGATGACACAAAGATTGATGGACTCATAGGCATGAAAATGgttaatatgaatttttatccGACATGTCCTGATCCGGACCTCACAGTTGGTGTCGGACGTCATTCCGATATGGGTACTCTTACCATTTTACTACAAGATGGAATTGGTGGTTTATATGTTAAAGTTGCAGAAGAAATCGCTAACATTGGAAAGAAAGGAGAGTGGGTCGAGATCCCTCCGGTCCCTGGTGCTTTGGTCATTAACATCGGTGATGCATTACAG ATACTAAGCAACGGAAAGTACAAAAGCGCAGAACATAGAGTTCGCACAACGAATACGAAATCAAGAGTATCGGTACCAATATTTACATCACCAAGACCGAGTGAGAAAATTGCACCCCTTCCACAAGTCGTAGAAAAAGATGGAATGGCTTGTTATAGAGAGGTGATTTTTGGGGATTATATGAGAAACTTCTTTGGAAATGTTCATGACGGTAAGAAATCTCTTGAATTCGCACAAATTAATTATCCTTAG